TTGGCGAGGGTTCCGCTTACGCCGATCTCGTCGTCAGGATGAGGGAAGATAGCCATCAAGCGCATGAGATATAGTCTAATGCCCGAGCACCCCTTGGAGCGACCCTGCCAATCTAGCGCGCCTTGCGTTTTGCGTATGACGTGCCACATACGACGCGAGTTCCGTTCCATGACGTGTTGAGTGTTTAGCCTGTAGCGTTTAGCATACCTTCATGGTCCGGGGCATCCGTGGCGCCATCACCGTAGAAGAGGACACCCGTGAGGCCATCTTGTCGGCCACACGCGAGCTTTTGTCCAAGATGCTCGAGGTCAACGGCATCACCGATCCCGATAGCATCGGCGCGATGATCTTCACCCTCACCGATGACCTGTGCGCGGCCTTTCCCGCAGAGGCCGCGCGGCAATTGGGGATGCAAATGGTTCCGCTCATCAACTCGCGCGAGATCCCGGTGCCTGGCTCCTTGAAGCGGGTAATCCGGGTGATGATCCTCTGGAACACCGACATTCCCCAGCGTAAGGTGCGCCACGTCTATTTGCGCGAGGCCGTCCAGCTCCGGCCCGACCTCGAGAGCGCCCAGTAAGCTGGCCTTCGCGTTCTACCCTTTCCCGATGCAGGATGGGCTCAGTTACCAGTGGTCTGGTAACAAGATTCGCATACCCTTCCCTGCTAGCAGTACGCCCCGCGTCAAACGTCCTACGCCGTACGAGGGGAATCTGCCTCTGGGTGTACGAGCTTTGCTCGTCCCGATAGGGGATCGTCCCTTGGGTGTACGGGCACCGCCCGTCCCGTAGGGGATCGTCCCCTAGGTGTACGGCGGCACGCCGTCCCGACAGGGAATCTACCTCCGGGTGCACGGAGCTTGCTCCGTCCCGATAGGGAATCTACCCCCGCGTTTAGCGTCTGGCGTTTTGCGTATTGCGTACGACGTA
This portion of the Meiothermus sp. Pnk-1 genome encodes:
- the aroH gene encoding chorismate mutase, coding for MVRGIRGAITVEEDTREAILSATRELLSKMLEVNGITDPDSIGAMIFTLTDDLCAAFPAEAARQLGMQMVPLINSREIPVPGSLKRVIRVMILWNTDIPQRKVRHVYLREAVQLRPDLESAQ